CGCGCTTGACCGTGAGATCGAAGGCCCGCCACACTGACCGACGGTGAGCTTCAGCAGGCTTGGAACGGCCATGGGCTTTCTCTCGTGGGATTCTCCGCGAGCAAGCTAACTGGGCCTGGCATCACCCCTTTTTATGCAGATCAAGCAGCCCCTAGTGTCCCGTCCGATCAATTGGTTGAATCAGTCTGGTCCGCGAGCCGTCGTACGGCCATCCAGCCGACGGCCGGTTGAGGAAAGCGAATATCTGTCTTTGGGGATCGATCAGGGAGTCACTTGGTCGCTGACTTCGCTAAGTGCCGGCAGATCCAAGTCTGCGTTGTGCCAGATATCCGCAAGTGCGGTATAAGTTTCGCGGGATGCGGCCGCATTGCCGGTTCCGGCATTGGCGCGCGCCAGTCCCAGTAGTGACTTAGTGCGCATCAGGGATCGCGAAAGGTGGTCCTGATAGGCAAGGGATGCTTGGCCAGCTCGGCCGAGCCCGAGAAGAACGCCTCGGTCACCTCGGATCAACGGCGCCAACGCGGTAATATCGAGATCGGTGAGGTCGGTCATGCCGCCACCTCGGCGGGAATGGCGACGCCACCTCGGCGGGAATGGCGATGCCGCTGGCAGTTTCTACAGCCGCGACCACCTCCTTGACTGATGCGCCTTTCTTGGTACCGAGATTGATGCTAGTAGTGGCCCCTCCTTGAGCCAGCCAATCCATGGCTAGGAGATGGGCTCTTGCCAGGTCCACCACGTGGATGTAGTCCCTAACACAGGTGCCGTCGTGGGTGGCGTAATCGTCCCCGTAAATTTGCATGGGTTCAGGGGCGGACTCACGGCGGCCGTCCCCGTGTGCGGCGGCGGCCTGGGCTACCCGCAGAATTCTGGGAATAAGATGGGTCTCCGGGTCGTGGTCTTCGCCGAGGTCATCCTCCCAGTTGGCCCCCGCTGCGTTGAAGTACCGCAAGCTTACCGATCGTAGGCCGTAGGCCGCATCGGCGTCCCGTAAGAGTTGCTCGGCTATGTGCTTGCATCGACCGTACGGGGAGATGGGCTCCAGGGGATGGTCTTCCGGGATGGGAACCTCGGTGGGATTACCGTAGACCGCCGAGGAAGAGGAGTAGACCAAATTGGGCACCCCGTGGCGTTGCATTGCAGCAACCAGGGTGTGGGTCCCCACCACATGGACCTCGTAGTAGGGAAGCGGATCTTCCATGGAATCACCCACCGCGGTGGGGCCGGCCAGGTGGACGGCCCCGGAGATGGGGCGGTTCCGAAAGATGGAGTCGAGTAGGTCTGAGTCGGTAACGCTGCCCACTACGAGTTCGACGTCCCTGACGGCCTCTCGATGGCCGGTGGAGAGGTCGTCAAGAACTATGCACGGGATATTTGCCTTGGTCAGCTCTTGGACAATGTGGGAGCCTATGTAACCGGCTCCCCCAACGATGAGAAGCGTTCCTTGTTCCATAACTATTTCAACCGATTACAACGATCCCCGACGGGCGCCGGTACTGGTCTGGCGGGCCAACGGTGGGCCTCTCAACGAGGCATAGAATCTCACAGTCGTTTTCATTATAATTCAGTTCGTTTCATTTGTAACGCACAAGGCTCTCCTTCTAAAACTTTCTGGCTTGAGGGAGGCCCCTCGATTGACTATAGTGGCGCACGTGTGAGGGCAGAGGTGCACTATAGGCCCGTTTTAAGTTCCGTCGGTAAGGCTTCTTCTCAGCGACGGCGGGGCCATTATCCAGTGATGTTCACCGTGAGGTAGGGTGATGAGACACCAGCAGCACCCCGGTGAGGAGGAAGCCGACGCCAGGCTACTCATCGGTGCGAGTGAGGCAGACGCCAATATCTACTACGCCACCCGCTTCTTTGCTCCCGATCCAT
The sequence above is a segment of the Nitrospinota bacterium genome. Coding sequences within it:
- the galE gene encoding UDP-glucose 4-epimerase GalE yields the protein MEQGTLLIVGGAGYIGSHIVQELTKANIPCIVLDDLSTGHREAVRDVELVVGSVTDSDLLDSIFRNRPISGAVHLAGPTAVGDSMEDPLPYYEVHVVGTHTLVAAMQRHGVPNLVYSSSSAVYGNPTEVPIPEDHPLEPISPYGRCKHIAEQLLRDADAAYGLRSVSLRYFNAAGANWEDDLGEDHDPETHLIPRILRVAQAAAAHGDGRRESAPEPMQIYGDDYATHDGTCVRDYIHVVDLARAHLLAMDWLAQGGATTSINLGTKKGASVKEVVAAVETASGIAIPAEVASPFPPRWRHDRPHRSRYYRVGAVDPR